In Maridesulfovibrio sp., the following proteins share a genomic window:
- a CDS encoding serine protease — protein sequence MIPNNAIQRVFQIQVNNSTGTCFTVEHKNKQYIVTAKHIVAEIEEKTTIEIFHNKQWKTIEVQLVGFADNPIDIAVLTTDIQISPLYPLPATAKGSVYGQDVYFLGFPYGLYEHVGEMNNNFPLPFVKKATLSSMSLTDEIQIYYLDGHNNPGFSGGPVVFKEPYPTEKDFKILGVISGYRFESKPIHDEDKTLPYYVKENSGIIISYGIKHATDIIEQNPIGFELPPQSF from the coding sequence ATGATACCTAACAACGCTATCCAAAGAGTATTTCAAATTCAAGTAAACAATTCTACCGGGACATGTTTCACAGTAGAACATAAAAACAAACAGTACATAGTAACAGCTAAACACATAGTGGCTGAAATAGAAGAAAAAACAACTATTGAAATATTTCATAATAAACAATGGAAAACTATAGAAGTTCAACTAGTTGGTTTTGCGGACAATCCAATAGATATAGCTGTTTTAACAACAGACATACAAATTTCTCCCCTGTATCCACTACCAGCAACCGCTAAGGGATCAGTATATGGACAGGATGTGTATTTTCTAGGTTTTCCGTATGGTCTGTACGAACATGTCGGGGAAATGAACAATAACTTTCCTTTACCTTTTGTAAAAAAAGCAACTTTATCTAGCATGTCGCTCACTGATGAAATCCAAATCTACTATCTAGACGGGCATAATAATCCCGGTTTCTCAGGAGGTCCTGTAGTGTTCAAAGAACCCTATCCAACGGAAAAGGACTTCAAAATATTAGGAGTTATTTCAGGCTATAGATTTGAGTCTAAGCCAATTCATGACGAAGACAAAACTCTTCCATATTATGTAAAAGAAAATTCGGGGATAATAATCAGTTACGGCATAAAACACGCTACAGACATAATTGAACAAAATCCAATAGGATTCGAACTACCTCCGCAATCATTTTAA
- a CDS encoding relaxase/mobilization nuclease domain-containing protein, protein MYMKVFAHGQGDGAKAVNYVIDPKRKGREESPPEVLRGDPEIVRMVIGSTDRKWKYTSGVLSWAPEDQVSPETEKKIMEDFEKTAFAGMEPDQYSVLWVRHSHAGHHEMHFIIPRTELTQDKAMNACPPGWQKQYDVWRDLWNERMEWARPDDPKRARVAQPGKEIQFDSKNKRAELKQQITDYLAQGISKGVYQNRDDLIEGLENVGFSIPRKGKNYITLESPQDGQRIRMKGGIYAASWRADKQVERAGEITVAGNGASRTGRISRLERELEEVRSSRAEYNQKRYGRTTEKVEKEGVRNFGLSLEAKFAGKFPIRFAASHSFGLHNRILRLENQGESRGVNNHQHTNSKPEEEYKQIYSMEDQRLPDRESKISGFPQGNEVGNNTHRERKSCAFTKEVDYERVKSELIGGPSQNREGAKPQIKRAGQEDCRADKGGSRLPGLAERLGKSLKRVGAVVGAFARLVGRKRAKNKEMRR, encoded by the coding sequence ATGTATATGAAAGTTTTCGCCCATGGTCAGGGAGATGGAGCCAAGGCCGTTAATTACGTGATTGATCCGAAACGAAAAGGGCGTGAGGAATCGCCGCCTGAAGTTTTGCGCGGAGACCCGGAGATAGTCCGAATGGTAATTGGCTCAACTGATCGTAAATGGAAATATACTTCAGGCGTTCTTTCATGGGCTCCAGAAGATCAGGTTTCGCCCGAAACTGAAAAGAAGATCATGGAAGATTTTGAGAAAACAGCTTTCGCAGGCATGGAACCTGATCAATATTCGGTCTTGTGGGTTCGTCATAGCCACGCTGGGCATCATGAAATGCATTTCATAATCCCACGTACGGAATTGACTCAAGATAAGGCTATGAATGCATGTCCGCCGGGTTGGCAAAAACAATATGATGTCTGGCGGGATTTATGGAACGAGCGAATGGAGTGGGCAAGGCCGGATGATCCGAAGCGGGCGAGGGTTGCTCAGCCGGGGAAGGAAATCCAGTTTGACAGCAAAAATAAACGTGCAGAGCTGAAGCAGCAAATTACAGATTATTTGGCTCAGGGAATTTCTAAGGGCGTTTATCAAAACAGGGATGACCTAATTGAAGGGTTGGAAAACGTAGGTTTTTCCATTCCACGTAAGGGCAAAAATTATATCACACTGGAGTCGCCGCAAGACGGGCAACGAATCAGGATGAAAGGAGGAATCTATGCAGCATCTTGGAGAGCTGACAAGCAAGTTGAAAGAGCAGGTGAGATCACAGTCGCAGGAAATGGAGCAAGCCGTACAGGGCGTATTTCACGACTTGAGCGAGAGCTTGAGGAAGTACGCAGCAGCCGAGCTGAATACAATCAAAAACGATATGGACGAACAACTGAAAAAGTTGAGAAAGAGGGAGTCCGCAATTTCGGCTTATCACTGGAAGCAAAATTTGCTGGCAAATTTCCTATCCGCTTTGCTGCTAGTCATAGTTTCGGTCTCCATAACAGGATTCTACGGTTGGAGAATCAAGGAGAATCGCGAGGAGTTAACAATCATCAACACACAAATAGCAAGCCAGAAGAAGAATATAAGCAAATTTACAGCATGGAAGATCAACGCCTACCAGACCGAGAATCAAAAATATCTGGTTTTCCCCAAGGGAATGAAGTTGGAAATAACACGCACAGAGAGCGGAAGTCCTGCGCTTTTACTAAAGAGGTAGATTATGAACGAGTTAAGTCAGAACTTATCGGAGGCCCTAGCCAGAATAGAGAAGGAGCAAAGCCGCAGATTAAGCGAGCAGGACAAGAAGATTGCCGAGCTGACAAGGGAGGTTCAAGGTTGCCGGGACTTGCAGAGCGACTTGGAAAGAGTCTTAAGCGAGTTGGAGCGGTTGTCGGGGCGTTTGCGCGGTTAGTGGGGAGAAAACGGGCGAAAAATAAGGAGATGAGGCGTTAA
- the mobC gene encoding plasmid mobilization relaxosome protein MobC, translated as MNNAKKTENLSMRVSPKDKELILAMAAESGMSMADFVRVRLGQTRVRRSKIEREKLLHMARIGNNLNQLARWANTHKSSADSLLVLAELTAIEQELKCI; from the coding sequence ATGAATAACGCCAAAAAAACAGAAAATCTGTCCATGCGAGTGAGTCCAAAGGACAAAGAGTTAATTCTAGCAATGGCAGCTGAAAGCGGAATGAGCATGGCCGATTTTGTTCGCGTGCGCTTGGGACAGACCAGAGTGCGCCGCAGCAAAATTGAAAGAGAGAAATTACTCCATATGGCTCGTATCGGAAATAATCTGAATCAACTTGCCCGCTGGGCAAATACGCACAAGAGCAGTGCTGATTCACTTTTAGTTCTTGCTGAGCTGACCGCCATCGAGCAGGAGCTGAAATGTATATGA